The Cynocephalus volans isolate mCynVol1 chromosome 2, mCynVol1.pri, whole genome shotgun sequence genome window below encodes:
- the LOC134370878 gene encoding glycine cleavage system H protein, mitochondrial-like produces MALPAARSVRAAIRTLRVASAPAAPCPPRPWRLTVGALRTLHTGPALLSVRKFTDKHEWITTENGIGTVGISNFAQEALGDVVYCSLPEVGTKLNKNDEFGALESVKAASELYSPLSGEVTEINEALAENPGLVNKSCYEDGWLIKMTLSKPSELDELMSEEAYEKYVKSIEE; encoded by the coding sequence ATGGCGCTGCCAGCGGCGAGGAGCGTGCGAGCCGCCATCCGCACCCTGCGCGTGGCCTCGGCGCCCGCCGCGCCCTGCCCTCCGCGGCCCTGGCGGCTGACGGTGGGCGCTCTCCGGACGCTGCACACGGGACCCGCTTTGCTCTCGGTGCGTAAATTCACAGACAAACATGAATGGATAACAACAGAAAATGGTATCGGAACAGTGGGAATCAGCAATTTTGCACAGGAAGCTTTGGGAGATGTTGTTTACTGTAGTCTGCCTGAAGTTGGGACAAAATTGAACAAAAATGATGAGTTTGGTGCTTTGGAAAGTGTGAAAGCTGCTAGTGAACTCTATTCTCCTCTGTCAGGAGAAGTAACTGAAATTAATGAAGCTCTTGCAGAAAATCCAGGACTTGTCAACAAATCTTGTTATGAAGACGGTTGGCTGATCAAGATGACACTGAGTAAACCTTCAGAACTAGATGAACTAATGAGTGAAGAAGCGTATGAGAAATATGTAAAATCCATTGAGGAGTGA